Proteins co-encoded in one Myotis daubentonii chromosome 8, mMyoDau2.1, whole genome shotgun sequence genomic window:
- the LOC132239636 gene encoding breast cancer metastasis-suppressor 1-like yields the protein MPLQPSSKDTEEMEAEGDSAAKMNREEEESEEERSGSQTESEEESSEMDDEDHEQRRSECVNEMLDLEKQFSELKEKLFRERLSQLQVWLEEVGAERAPEYTEPLGGLQRSLKIRIQVAEI from the coding sequence ATGCCACTCCAGCCTTCAAGCAAAGACACAGAAGAGATGGAAGCAGAGGGTGATTCGGCTGCCAAGATGAACcgagaggaagaagagagtgaGGAGGAACGAAGTGGCAGCCAGACCGAGTCCGAGGAGGAGAGCTCAGAGATGGACGATGAGGACCACGAACAGCGCCGCAGCGAGTGCGTCAATGAGATGCTGGATCTGGAGAAGCAGTTCTCGGAGCTAAAGGAGAAGTTGTTCAGGGAACGACTGAGTCAGCTGCAGGTGTGGCTGGAGGAAGTGGGGGCTGAGAGAGCACCCGAATACACAGAGCCCCTGGGGGGGCTACAGAGGAGCCTCAAGATTCGCATTCAGGTGGCAGAGATCTAG